Part of the Oncorhynchus tshawytscha isolate Ot180627B linkage group LG07, Otsh_v2.0, whole genome shotgun sequence genome, ACATAGAATGGCACATGATTCTGTCTATTGTTTTCGATGCTTTTAGAGTGACACTTCTGGTTTTAGTGGGAAATACCTGGAAAATATTAAACCCTACTGAGTACTGAGCTAGTTCACCTCAATGTGGGGCAACTAGCCCTTTAGTGATGTAACACAGGGCTGATGTATATCAGATAACTGGGTCTGTCTGTCGTAATGGGATCAGCCTGGTGATTAAGAGTTATTTGAAGTGGCTAGCACATCACACGGCAAAAGCAGCCTTAACCGTAGGTCTTGTATGTTTACATTGGCTGTTGTATGTGTACATTGACAGAATTTGTTAGTGAATAATGGTGCACTAAGCTTAAGAGATAGGATCATATGTGCATGATTCAAATATTCTGTAATGTGTAGTCTATATAACATCTATATTTTGAACATATATTTGATTTATCTTTTCATTTGCATGCATGGTTGAGAAAAAGAGCCCAACATGGAATACTAGGTACATGCATGCAGGTACCTAGTattatctgtaaatagcccacctaacTGCCTcatcctgtcacaccctgaccatagtttgctttgtatgtttctatgttttggttggtcagggtgtgagctgagtgggcattctatgttacatgtctagtttgtctagttctatgtttggcctgatatggttctcaatcagaggcaggtgttagtcattgtctctgattgggaaccatatttaggtagcctgtttggtgttgggttttgtgggtgattgtccttgttctgtctctgtgttactttgctccagtattaggctgtttcggttttcgtgttacggttatttgtttttgtatttgatcgtgtttactttgtttcattaaacatggatcgcaatagccacgccgcattttggtctgactctttTTCATCAGAAGaaaaccgtgacagaatcacccaccacaacaggaccaagcggcgtggtaacaagcggcggcggcggcagcagcagcaggagaagctgCATTATTTGGACGAGTTAGAAGGTAAAGGACCCTGGgtacagcctggagaatatcgccgccccaaggaagagctggaggcggcaaaggcggagaggcgctggtatgaggaggcagcgcggcgtcgtggatggaagcccgagagtcagccccaaaaatgtattgggggggggggctcacgggaagtatggcgaagccaggtaggagacctgcgtcaacttcctgtgcttaccggggggctggagagaccgggcaggcaccgtgttatgctgtgaagcgcacggtgtccccagtgcgggtgcatagcccggtgcggtacattccagctcagcgtatcggccgggctagagtgggcatcgagccaagtgccatgaagtcggctctacgcatctggtcttcagtgcgtctccttgggccggcttacatggcaccagccttgcgcacggtgtccccggttcgcctgcatagcccagtgcaggctattccacctcgccgcactggcagggcgacctggaccattcaaccgggtaaggttgggcaggctcggtgctcaagagctccagtgcgcctgcacggtccggtctatctgtcaccacctccacgcaccagccctccggtggcagccccccgcaccaggctgagccttcctcctctccagtgctgccggagtctcccgcctgtccagcgctgctgccggagtctcccgcctgtccggcgctgctgccggagtctgaagagcccctcagcccagagctgccagagcccctcagcccagaggcgccgctgtccctcagcccagaggcgccgcTGTCCCTCAGCCCAGAGAGCCCAGCCGCTGTCCCACATCcccatattatttatttttgctctttttgcaccccagtatctctacttgcacatcatcatttgcacatctatcactctagtgttaatgctaaattgtaattatttcgccactatggcctatttattgccttacctccctaatctaactacatttgcacacactgtatatagatttttctattgtgttattgactgtacgtttgtttatcccatgtgtaactctgtgtttttgtcacactgcttgtccaggtcgcagttgtaaatgagaacttgttctcaactggcctacctggttaaataaaggtgaaataattatttttaaaaaaaaggtgAGGTGACAGAAACCCTGAGTTGTCTGACTGGGACCTCTGATAGAGAAAGACACAGTAAGGGGCCTTTTAATTAGGTTTAACTTTTCTTGCAGTTCTCTCATGTCAGGGAAGGGGTGGATAGGTCAACGAGACAGTGGTAGACAGCTGACACgaatagaggggaggagggaacaaACCTGCATCTTAGAAAGAAAGGTCATGTGGTAACACTAATTTACAGCCATTTCAGTACTAGTACTGACCATTTTAGCAGGTAATCTTAATATCAGAGACATATGGTGGAAATACCAGAAAATCAAAGGGCTATCAAATGAAGATCAACTAACTATTATAAACTGTAAGACTCTATCCAAAGGTTGGAGTGATTATAGACTCCTGATTATACtgcactctttctttctccccctctctctttctctctcgctcgttCCCcctttcctctatctctctcccccatttctctctctctctgaatccttGAGAAGCACATCCAAGTAATTTAATAGTTGAGCTCTGTGGCCTGCAGGGATTTACCTTTCCATCATCAACAGTGGCCAGGGACCAGGGTAAAAGCTCTATTGTAGTAGCTCTACAAAAAGACAGTTGCTATTCCTATAGCACATAGGGAAAGTCAAATGGAAATTGTTACACACCacaggattgtgtgtgtgagacgaCATATGATTGCAATGCTGCTCTGTTGCAGTCTGGTGATGCCAGATTGTTTGTATTTGTATAAATTTCTCTGTAGTGTTAAGTTTTATTCCCAGTAGCCTATTTGTTAGCATCCTGTGCTTCCTCTTCCTTTTGTTGATATTACCTGACAGTTACAGGGAGAGTGTTCTACCAGCAGGGTAGGGCTGGCCTTCTATCCCTCTCCAAAGATTTCACTCCTTATCTCTGGCTACTCTTAATAAAGTGAAACGTACAAACATATGAACTCCAGTTATCAACACCAGGAAGCATATCACTATGTTGAGGGCTAAGATCAGGGCATgcaagcatgcagtttattaggctgcagATGAAATAAGATATGGGGTGGTGAAAGTACACGGTGaagagcttgatgctcctttccaataaatagaGGGTGTTACTCTGGTGACATGAGGATCGATTCATGGCTGCTGATTGTCAATTAACAATAATCTTGCTGAAAGTAATCTCACCATGTAGGTAaactacccgcactgtatctgcgagctgctGGCTAGAGCCATGAGCCAAGACAAGAGTGGGCACGTTTGCTGTATAACGCAACAATTTGGGGGAAAAAACATCAGTAGAGATGAAAATGTGAAGGAAAAccatttaacattttttttggtaTATGGGAATTTAACCAcaagttatttttatgtgcactacagtaccagtcaacagttaggaaacagctactcattcaagggtttcactttaatttgactattttctgcattgtagaataatagtgaagacatcaaaactatgaaataacacatatggaatcatgtagtaactaaaaaagtgttcatTCAAACAAATCCCCCAaaattatatttcagattcttcaaagtagttacagctttgcacactcttggcgttctctcaaccagcttcacctggaatgcttttccaactgtcttgaaggagttcccacatatgctgagcgcttgttggctgctcatcaaggcacagggtggctactttgaagaatctcaaatataaattatattttgatttaacacttttttggttactacatgattccatatgtgttatttcatcgttttgatgtcttcactattattctacaatgtagaaaatagtacaaataaagaaaaaccattgaatgagtaggtgtgtccaaacttttgactggtactgtatgtcatcaCGTAGGCCTgcagccttttatccacaataAATCactctctggtgggaaaatgctcatATTTTTTCATCAAGAATTTAGAATATTCACATACATCTTTTGCCAATTAGATGGAAGCCTATTTTATCATTCCATCTCTCCTtgatttactatatacagtatctgtaaCCTGAAGTATACATCCTGTATACAGGCTGCGGCTGACTTCTAAACCCTGTATTAGGGATTTGCGTTGGAGATTAAGTAGAGTGCTGCAGGCGGccaggattaggattagggttttAGTGGCACAGTGTAGTGGGTCTCTGGGTTAGTGTGTCAGTATATCAGTGATTCACTAGGTTTGTTTCCACTGGAGCTCAATCTACTTTTCATGAATTCACTTCCTGGGGCAGTGCGTAGGCCAGTCCTGCAGTGAATGCCTCACATGTCAACATAAAGCTACTGTCCTCAAACTGAAGAACACATGCAGCACAGCCAACTGCATGGGCAGAGATGGTTTTCATGTTATTATTTAACAAATGTTTATCCCAAAGTGATTATTATTGACATGTAAAATGTCTGGAATTTGCATCACTCAACAATACTTTTTAAATGGGGggtgctattcacctgctattcattTGGTGTGGAGTGGAAATGAAAGAAAtgaaggtgtgtctacagatacgccTTATTCTGACCAtgacttaattccctcataattccaccaccttcAAGTgcgaggaaaccatgaataaggtaGAGCAAATGTGCCAGTCCCAAGTTGAAAAAGCCTCtactttgttttttttttcagaaGAAATAACAGCATTCTCTATGCACTGTCATTTATAAATGTATAAGAGCTACAGCTAAATGAGTAATGACATGTGTTGTGGCCCTTTTTCAGCAAGTAGGCTATAAATAGCTGTGCCGTTATTTCCTCATAATTTGCGTGGATGAAATTTGGAGGCCTGCCGAGTTGAGGTGTgcactttaaaatgtttttattttatgccCAGGCTTTTCTCtgttttattttacaatttgtatcatgttaaatattagccagtATCGGAATCCACCATCACTAATACCCACATacattcataactgtcacttAGTGCTAGTTTCCTTGAATTGTAGCCtacattttgcatcattccattccgttgacctttctttcctctgtcacgtctgtatAGTTGTTCCTGAGGGTCGCTAGCATTAGTGGATCATGTTACACTAACGTTGTGCAATAATTTGGGACATCtagcctatttgaatcattatggaactcaGACCAAAACAGGATTTGGACCTAGGggcccccctgggtgcacgttttggtttttgccctagcacaacACATCTGATTCAAAATAACTTACTCATCattctcatgctgaaacagaaaagggctttcgccaaactgttgtcacaaagttgaagCACaggatcgtctagaatgtcatgtaagccgtcattgtaaataagaatttgttcttaactgacttgcctagttaaataaaggttcaattaaaaaaagaTGTATCCAAATGgcttactcatttacctagctatTATCAATAGCTCAGGCTCTTATCAATTTGTAATTTAAAGTGCATGAAGAATGGTGTTATTTCGATTGGGAAAAATAAAGTAGATGTTGTTCCACAGGTTGCTCGATCTTATTTCTCGCACGCAAAGGTGGTGGAATTGTAAGGGAATTAAGTCAAAGTCGGAAGAAGCGTAGAGAGAAAAGTGTATAAAAAGGAAATTATATTCAATTTAACTCGGGTTGGAATTCCCCCTTGATTTTCAGTGCGAAAGAaagacactgaacaaaaatataaacgcaagatgtaaagtgttggtcccatgtttcatgagctgaaataaaagatcccagaaatgttccaaacgcacaaaaagcctatttctcaaaaaataaataatgatcaGCATGACTCAGTATGATTcagcattacacaggtgaaccttgtgctgggaacaataaaaggccactctaaatgtgcaattttgtcaaacaacacaatgccacagatgtctcaagttttgacgaagcttgcaattggcatgctgactgcaggaatgtccatgtTGACAGAGAAATTAATGTTAATTGCtccaccataagccgcctccaacgttgttttagagaatttgctaGTTCGTACAACCAACGCAGACTGACGTTGTGTgagcgagtggtttgctgatgccaGCGTTGTGAATAGAGGGCCCATGGCGgcggtgggattatggtatgggcaggtataaactacggacaatgaacacaattgcattttatcgatggcaatttgaatgcacagagataccgtgacaaaaTCCCAAGGCCCATTGTAGTGCCATTCACCTGCCGTCATCACctgctgtttcagcatgataatgcatggccccgtGTCGTAAAGATCTGTacgcaattcctggaagctgaaaatgcatcagttcatccatggcctgaatactcaccagacatgtcactctttgagcatgtttgggatgttctggattgacgtgtacgacagcgtgttccagttccagccaatatcaagcaacttcgcacagccattgaagaggagtgaggcAACATTCCAAagagccacaatcaacagcctgatcaactccatgcgaaggagatgtttcacgctgcatgaggcaaatggtggtcacaccagatactgactggttttctgatccatgccccttcCTTTTtttgtatctgtgaccaacaaatatatgtctgtattcccagtcgtgaaatctatagattagggcctaatttattaaTTTCAGTCGACTaagttccttatatgaactgtaactcagtaaaatcattgaaattgtagcatgttgcgttcatatctttgttcagtatatattaccAATGTATCCAACTATGTATTTTGAAGAGCTTATGATAATAGAGAACTTGGTGTGATATgaaacactacactactacatacCAGATAAACTTTCGAAAACTCCAGCAAACTGAGCGCGTCAACTATTCAAGTTTTATCATTCTAACATTTCAACCTTTCGGTCTTCGCCAGAGCATTTACGTGCTGACCATAACCTATTTCTCTCTGACCTTTGGGGCCCGGGTGTGGGTGGATGCATGATATGCTCACAGAGGCTGCTGGGTGCCAGAAATATGGCAACTATTTACCTGACAAACACAGACAGTCCATAAAACCACTTCCAGTATTTGTCCGGGCAAACACGCTCTTTGCCTTTCAGACGCTATTGATTTTAgtttttgatatatatatatatatatatatatatatacaaataaatcCAATCACTGTCATAGTACTTTGCAGTTTAAATATGGGAAGTTGAATTGTGTTAGTCTTTTCAAAGAGAGTAGCTTAGAATTTTGTATTTTGATGAAGATATTTGAAGTCATAGCTGTGTAAACATTAAATGGGAAGTTGCCGAGTCATCAGTTGCAGTTGACTATAATGCTATATGCAAATAGGTCTGAAGCGTATTAGAAAACACTACAATTCTCCACACCAACTCATATTGCATCATCCCATTCTGAATGATGTCTTTGCactcaataatatatatatatatatatatatatatatatattccactgtgccataaatacatgtttgaatgATACTGTTTACAACAATAACAGAAATATGCAAATATTGATTTATGGatatggatatttttttaaacaaaattgaGTGCAGAGAAATCATTCAGAATGGGATTCTGATGTAATATGAGTTTAGAGTTTGTGTTTTCTAACATGCTTTTAATATTTTCATAACGCATTGTAGTCAAAGGCAAGTGATGACAACCAATTTTctatgtaacaaaacaaaatacaaaacaaaaaaactacaAGGACAGAAGAGTGAAAATAAGTccacatgtaaaaaaataaaataaaattgcaaAGTTGCAGTGTTGTGTTGTTCTTTGTAAGCATTTTCTTTCTGGTAAAACAGGAAGTGCAACTCCTTGAGAAATCAAAAACATCATCAGTGTCAAGTCAAAaatatttatttgttttgtttaaaatacattttcaataattatggaatacagtacaatatacacataaaaaaataaagtttATTAATACAAATTATTCAAAATATCATGTAATATAAAAAGACAATAGAATCTACTGGAATTGATATTCAATCAAAATGCTGGTGTCATTATCCAGTTACAGTATAGAGAAATTCTGTTTACAACAGATACAATATGAAGTTATATCAAGggccacacatactgtacataaaagCAAGGGCTTACGAAAATAACCTGATAACAATATTTTGGCCATTATCATTGTTCTAAACATGCAGTGACTGAGTACCAAAAATAGGAAATGGCAGTAGAGAACAACCCGTTGCAGAATCTCATAAATATACAGTAAGCCGATAAAGTGCTCATGAAGAAATCATTGCCAATCATGAAAGTTATGACGCTTTCTGTTTGGAAAAACTTTCACTTTTTGGTCTCACAATCAACGGTATTAGTTATCATCATGGTACATTCCAGACTGCAGTACATGTTCCCTATGGAAGGATGGCTCCTCAATGGGACATACATTAAGCTCTAGGACAGGAAGTGCTTGCAGAAAAACAATATAATGTTCTATTATTCTAATGTTCTAAAGAGCAAGGTAACCAGGATGTGTTTGCTATAGGATCCTGAGGGCCATGCTAGCATATCATGCAATATGGGGACTTTTGAACCATAGTCCAGGGTAGGGTAGGaaagtctacagtacagtatacacggTTACTGCCAACCACACACAAGATGCACACCAGTAACAAAGCAGCAAAGAGGTTTCAGCTTTAAACTTATCATAAACACACATTATACCCATTTAGTGTAAACATTATAGCACGAAAACAAAGATAGACAGATACTTCATTTGCTTGAATGGATTAATCTAATTTACATCAGCCCTAAACTTTAGATTTTGGAAAATGCAAACTCCAATGTGCCTTGGAACATGCACATGCTTGTTGACCTGTGTGCTTCATGGACCTTCACGTTCCCTGACACTGTGGCAATAGCTAAATGTTTGCTTGTACAGCTGAGTAATAACCTTGAGTTCATGCCGTCAAAGCCAGACTGTTGCCTAACTGACTTATCTGAGCAAATAATACAGTGCAGATGCTGATGAAACCATTTTTAACCGATCCACATCAGATATCTGCTCCTGTCTGGGTGGTTTCCCAGGAGTGAGATTTTTTGAAAGCTTTTACTGCTGTCTTGTGTTGTATAAATCATCAGAATTGCATGAGTCTCTAGAACGTAGCTCCTCTATGGCTCTCAAGACAATTTAGAATTCAGAATCAGAACACCCAATTTGCCTTCTAAATTACAAAACAGTGGGGAAGTCCAAAATGCTCTGCAATGTATGTAACTATACTTGTAATGGACTAGAAGGAGTTAGACAACTTTCAAATTAATATTTTTATACTAGTGTATACAATGGCACTATATTATGATGGGCATTCTCAGTCGGATATGTACGTGGGATATTTGTCGATGCAACACACATCTTATTAGAAACAAAGAAAAAGAGTAAGCTCTACTCCATTTCCCTTAGGTCCAGGCACTGACTGCATAAATCTTACTGTCTTAGCTCACCTCACGCTCACCAGAAATACAAAAAAACGAAGTATAAAAGGAAATACAATAATAACAGCTCATAGTTTTACAGTAAATTAAAAAAGGAATGAAGGCGATACAtgaatctctctcctctttctgtcatgTGCTATCTGTGTATGACCAATTGACTGAACAAACCCCTCTGAGCACTCAGTACTATTCCCCATTGGCATTCAAAAACCCTCTATCGAATTGATGAAGACGGAATATCTTAAATTCTATACTACATGATCGtgaagtatgtatgtatgtgtttgcatctgtctgtgcatgtgtgacaCGTTCAATCTAGTCTTCTCAGACTAAAAGCATAACTAGCTGAATGTCtcgtctttctctttcttccatTTCTTTACGTACAGCCGCAGGACTCTACGATCATGTCAGGGACGTCGGTCTTGACGATGCTGTGCTGTGAGTTGAAGTAGACCATAGACAGAGGCCTGCGCTGGATGGGCACACAGCAGGAAGACACTGCTGTATTGATGCCATTGGCTTTGAGCTGGCTGAAGACTGTAGCGTGGAAGGAAGACGCGATGCCTGGAGACCCAGCCAGGGCCTGGGGACACTGGCCCATACAGTaattcatgtggtacccttctggAGCTATTATCCAGTCCTGCCACTGGATATCCTTGAACTTCACGTAGAAGTCCTTCTTGCAGCAGACCGTAACATCATCTCCGCACTGCAGGGACCTCTTCTGGAGGATGTGTTTGGGGTCCTCGCGGAGCCGCACCTGGGCCACCATGAACGGTTGGTGGGCCATGTCCACGGTCTTACCCAGCTCACACAGGTTCTGGCTAACGCCATTCTCCCCGGCTACCCCGGTCTCTGCGCAGGTGACTTCCAGCTGTAGCAGCCGCTGGCCCCCATCCATGAACGCTTGCAGGGTGTGTGTAATGGGGAAGGTGTACCAGTTGCTCTTCTGCACATCCAGGATCTTCTCTAGGAG contains:
- the LOC112254148 gene encoding inhibin beta B chain isoform X2, translated to MEKDSEQRLLVEIAKQQILNKLHLKERPNITSTVPSAALITALRKLHAGRVRPDGTIELEMKINDTKDQGYEIVSFAEMDEMDTTGAQPRLTFQFLQEQGHSIQVLQSALWLYVRSSDAPNSGPRPTVTAHIYLSGPGESCSNRTLLLEKILDVQKSNWYTFPITHTLQAFMDGGQRLLQLEVTCAETGVAGENGVSQNLCELGKTVDMAHQPFMVAQVRLREDPKHILQKRSLQCGDDVTVCCKKDFYVKFKDIQWQDWIIAPEGYHMNYCMGQCPQALAGSPGIASSFHATVFSQLKANGINTAVSSCCVPIQRRPLSMVYFNSQHSIVKTDVPDMIVESCGCT